The window GTAGTTGTACTTGTAGATCTTTTCGTCATCTTCGGCCGCTGGGTGAATGAACACGCCGCAGACGCAAACCAGATCTTCGCACTGGTCCTTTGGAATGATGCCTTCGCTGACGGCATCGGCAACAGCTTGTGCAACGGCGGCTTGAGCAGGTCCGAACATTTGGACGGCTTGCTTCATTCCTTTGATCGTGACCTTGGTCACCATCACGGTCGATGGCTTGACGGCAACGTTGGGCTCGAGAACGGCCAACAGGTTGGTGTGACCTTCGCTTTGGTTGGCCAGAGCGTTGGCGAACGCCATGCCAACAGGTCCGTCCTTGCTGCCGATCATGAGATCGATGTGAGAAATTTCGTTGCCGTCACCGACGAGGGATTCACCAATGTGGAATTGCATGACAAGATGCCTTTGGAGAGGGGAAACAAACGCCCAAAGAGTTACCGGTGGGAACACATGGTCCTTACCCCACACGCAGGATGAACACACCAATGGCGATGGGTGGGTCGGGCAGGCTCGAAACGGTAACAAACCCCCGCGACGGTGAAAACCGCCCCGCGATTCTGCTGGCGGGGGCGTCTGTCCGCTGGGCTGCGCAGTCACTGCGTCGTGGCATGCCAAATTCACGGGTCATCGGTCTGGATTGGTTTGGCGATTCTGACACCCGAATGGTTTGCGACCAATTTCATCCTTTTCAGACTGGCGAAGATTCCCAGGAAAATCTTTCGCAACAGATCCAATCAGTCGCGAATTTGCATGCCGCTCGCACAATTCATGTCGGCGGGCTCCAGGTTCCTGGCGGGGGAAAACCTTGGCAACGATGGAATCGTTTGCAAGCAATTGTTCGTGAAATCGCCGCCGGATCGGATTGCGGCGAATTCCCCGTCGCAACTCCGATCACCTATCAATGCTCCGCTGGTCGATGCAGCTTGACCGGTGCGAATGATGGTGTCGTTGTCGTCGGCGATCTGATTGCCCAGACGTCGGGGCGACCCATTCACTGGCTTTGGAAGGAGACGAACTCCACCGGCGGAATGGGAGTTCGTTCGGTGGCGCCATCCAATATGTCAAATTCGAAGACAAGCGATGGATGGATGCAACAACGCGTGGCCGGGCGTTCGTACGGGTTGGTGGCAATTGCCAGTGCCGACCAAACACGCATATTGGGGATCACCGTTGGGCTGCACCAAAGGTTCGATGATCGGCCGTTTGTTTATTCCGGCTCTCGCGGTCCGGTGTCACGAATTGGAGACGCCGGTGTCAGTGACGTACCCTGGCGTCATTTGCAAACACTGAGTGAACAAGTCGCAAAATCGTTTTCGCTTCGTGGGTTGTTCAACCTCGATTTCATTCGCGACGCATCCGGGCGATGGTGGTTGCTGGAACTGAACGCACGTCCGAGTGCGTCGTGCGAAGTGATCGAGCGCTGGGCAACGGATGCTGGTTGGTTGGCCCCGGATGATTCGTTGATGCGAATGCACATGGAGGCGATCGATGGTGGTGACTCAACGAGCCGATTTGATGGGGATTCACAAACAGCGGTTTGGTCTTCGCCAATTGTTCGCACTCAGTGGAACAAGCGAATCGTGTTCGCCAATCGAGAAGGTGTCGTCGACGTTGGTAGGATTCGAAGGCGATTGTGTGCCGAATCAATCATCATCGAACTCGCTGACCTTCCTACTGAACGTACCCGAGTTGCAATCGGTGAGCCGATCATGACGTTGTTGCTTCGAGTTGATGACCGCGCAAAAAAAATGGCCTCGGCGCAACTGCGCCGGGCCATTCGGATTGTTCAGGGTGAACTACTTCCGTAGCAACACCGCCCAGTCCTGATCCGCATCCGCGGGAGGCTGTCCGATCTCAACGGAACCACCACCGGAAACCGTTTTGACGGATCCCGATTGAAGATCGCCGCCGATGCGAGCGTTGTACCAATGAACTTGGAACTCACCGTCGGCATCACTCAAATCGATCGAAGTGGTGCCACCATTGGGCAAGTAGACCACGTACGCTTCGCCAGCTTTCGCCAAGCAGTACTTCGAGTTGTCGTGCTTTTCATTGCCCACCAACTCGTCTGCGTTGACCATCTCCCAAAACGGAACTGCGTTGTTTTGGAAGAACTCGATGGCGACTCGGCAAGCGTCCCAGCTTTGATCGCGACTGCGCCAATCTTCGCAGCCGAGATCATTCTCGTCGTATTGGTAGCCGAAGTAGTATTCGACTCCGCCGCCGCCACCCATGAAGTTACCCCACAGCGTTTGCTTGCGGACTTCATGTTGGGTGTAGGTCATCTTGCCAGTCTTGTCGCGACCGTCGTAGCCACGGTAACCAAGGTCGGGGCACTGACCGTGAGCGGCCGATCCAGACTCGTCAAAGGCAACCACCCAAGGTTTTCCAGCCTCACGGGCTTTCTCGCTCCACTTCACGGTTTGCCAGTGAGTGTCTTTGATGTGGCTGTTTTGCAGCGACACACCTGTCAGATTCGACTTGTCACCAAGCAACGGATCGTACTTCTTGTCTTGCTCACCCGGGTAAGTGTGCAAGACACGATGATGACCGTACGGATCCATCTCTTCGATGTAGTTCAACATCGCGAGGTGTTCGTCGGTGGTTTGCGTCGTTTCTTCGGCGAGGTTCCAGTTCAATGCCAAGTTGTGACCGAAGCGAGCGATGATCTCTCGCAAATACAGCTTTCGCTGTGACCCGAGTTTGCCACCATCGAGCGATTCAGGTTTGAAGCCTTTGGCCTTTTGCCCTTGCCGATGGTCATCGTTCTCGGTTTCCTGCAACTTGAAGTGCAGGTACATGCCGTTTTCAGTTCCATGGTCAAAGACGATGCCCCACTGATCCAGCTTGCTGCAATCATAGTGAAGTTTGTCATCACGCTGAATGAAAGGCCAAACGTTGTCGCCGTCGCCACCCGCGTTGTAGGTCAGGAATGAAAATGCATTGCAGCCCTTTGATGAAAGGTAGTTGACCGCACCGATCAAACCCTTGCCTTGTCCGTCTTTCCAGGTCGGATCACCACGACGCCAATCGCCAAGGTGCGGTTCATATTTCTTCAAAGGAACCTTGCCGGGTTTGCCAGCGACGGTTCCATCGAATTCAGCATAACCAAGCAGCGTTTCTGGAGCGTCCGCACCAGCTTTGAGGAAATACTGGCCGGTGCCCGCGAATTGGAGGTGCGATTGGTTGACGTATCGAAGTCGACCATGTGCACGGAAGTCACGTCCGGATTTGTTCGTCTTTGCGACATTGAACGTTCCGGTCTTTCCGTTGAATGCAGCCACCGTTTTGGCCGATGCATCGCGATCGATCGCAGCATCTTTTCCAGTCGCGAAATGAACGGTGTAAGTCCACTCGCCCGTTTCGTCAGGAGCAAAGTGAGCTCGCCACTGGGTGCCCGATTCAGCCGATGTATTGGCAGCATTTCCATCGGCGGCAAAGTATCCCGGTACCAAATATTGCTTGCCGCTTTCATGTTTGAATTCGACTTCCATCCGATGATCCAAGTATGGGTTCGGAGTGTTGTCTTGCTCGTGAGCGTAGGGACCGTTGAGAGTGACGGTGACCTTGTGCCACATGCGTTTTTCACCGGTGACCTGAACGCTACCGTCGCCGTCTTTTTCGCGAGGCATTTGTAGAGGTTGATCACTGACCGGTTTGGTGGGGCTGCCGGTGCGGTCGTTGGACTCAGCAGAAGTCTTCGCGGCAACGAGGTGATTCTCTTTCGCGAAATTGGCTGCCGCCTTCGCGGTCGCTTCGTTGGCTGGAGTAAATGTCAATTCGCTCCAACGGGCCCGGCTGTATTCTGCTCCATCCGCTGATGCGATCTTCGAAGCGACTTCCAGTTCAGCTCCTTCGGTGATCTGAACGTTCGCAAATGTTTGGTGGAATTGTTTGCCTTCGGCAAAGGTTTGGTCCGCCATCGGACAAGTGAAGGAACCAATCGACTCTTTGTCAGCCGATACCGAGTAGGTGGATTGACCGTCGTTCTCACCCACCGCCTTCAAAGTGACGTCGTAACGTCCACTGGGAAAAGGAAAGACCTTCTTCGCAGCAGCGGATTGATTGCGATCAGGATTGATTGCCAACCATTTGCCTTGGTCCAAGTAGTAACCACCGGATTTGAATTCAAACTCCTTCGCCGGAAGCGAAAGGACTTGCGTGGTCGCATTTTCCTTCGGCTTGTTCGACTTACCGGCCGGAGGTCGTTGGAAACTGCTGTCGGTCGTCATCAACCATTGGTCGAACTCAAACCCATCTTCTCGCATGGAGAAGTGAATTTTGTGTTCGCCGGGCTCATGAATGTCGAGGAAGATCTTGCCGGGCTCACCGCAGTGTTGAGCCTCAGTTCGTTGCTTGCTGTCCCAGTACCAAGAGTGTTTTCCCTGACACCATTGCAGGCGTTGCCCTGATTCAGGCCAGGTGCCATCGATGCCGACGTGCAATCCGTTGTCTTCGCTGCCGGTCGAATAGGCTCGTACCCAAACGTAGTAACGACCAGGAGTCTGGACATTCACCCGATAGGTCAGCACTGCCATTTTGCCGGGTTGCGGCGAAAAGTTGGTTCCGTGAATCAGTTTGTCCGCGTGTGTTCGCCGTGTGTCCGGCAAGATCTCCAGGTACGCCCCGCCACTGGCATCGGACGCGTGAGAAGGATCTCCATCGGGTTGGACTGAAGGAGCCGATTCAGCGGTTGTCAAATAGAAGGCGCGTTTGTCGGTGTTGGTTTGTGAAGCAAAGTCTTCCGCTTCGACTTTCAAAAACCCGTTTGCTTCCGTGAACACAGCGTCTGGTTTTTGGGCCGCGACACTGACGCACCAGGTGGCTGTGACAGCCAAAGCAAAGACTGTTTGCAGCGTAAGGAATTTACGTAATCTACACACTTGCATGGTGTTAGGACTCCTTGAGGGGGTGATAGGAGCGACCAATCTAGTTCAGTGGTTGCGGAATTAACAGCGATCGCTTGCAAGGTTGTTTTGACGATCGCAGTCCACTACAAACGGGAGGTCGCTTCCGCTCCTTTTAACCATGAAGTAGAGACAGATGGACATCGAAAAATACATGGCCAACGTCAAAAAGTACGTGCCCAATCCCAGCGAAGACGCGGTGGAATCTTTGGCCAACCATCTGCGGTTGGCTTTAGCGAACCGTGACTCAGCAATCGTCGCGGCCTCTGACCCTGAAGAACTGGCCAGCATCAAACGTGGTTACTGTTCGGTGAACCTCGATTTGACATCCGAAGAGGCCGACGCAGCCATCGCGAAGGTGTGCAAGATCATGCAAGGCGACAAGTCAAAATGTCGCGTCACGTTCTACTATTTGTTGGCACAAGAAAGCGATACGATGAGCCGCGTGGCGGGATGATGATTTTCTAATGCGCTAAACTTTCGCGAGGTATCGGTTCATGTTTTTTGCGAGTGACAATTGGGCCGGTGCCGCCGATCCAATTGCGGAATCCTTGAGCCGCCACGCGAAGGGGATGTCGCCCGCCTACGGGACGAGCGACTTGGATCAACGACTCGAACAACGTTTCAACGATTTGTTCGAGACCGAGCTGGAAGTCTTTTTTGTCGGTACCGGTACCGCCGCGAATTCGTTGGCTCTGTCCGCCGTTAACCGACCGGGTGGCTTTGTGCTTTGCCACCGTGATGCTCATCTGATCGAAGATGAATGTGGGGCCCCCGAATTCTTCACCTCGGGGGCTCGTCTGGCACCCGTCTCGGGAGACCTGGGAAGGATTTGCCCGCGAGCCTTGCAAAAGCAACTGCGGCGGTTCGATCCCAATTTTGTTCACCATGGACAACCGATGGCGGTCAGCATCACGCAAGCGACCGAAGTGGGAACGGTATACAACGTTGATCAGCTGAAAGAGATCAGTGGCATCGTCCATGACCATAAGTTGCCGCTTCACATGGACGGTGCGCGTTTCGCGAACGCGCTCGTCCATTTGGATCTGACACCCGCAGAGATGACATGGAAAGCGGGTGTCGATGTGTTGTCGTTTGGCGGTACGAAGAACGGTTGCTGGTGTGCAGAAGCCATCATCTTCTTTCGTCCTGAGTTGGCCAAGCAAATGCCATTCATTCGGAAACGAGCGGCGCAGCTGTTTTCAAAGACTCGTTTTATCGCCGCTCAGTTCCACGCTTACCTGGATGACGATCTTTGGCTCGGCTTGGCTCGGCATGCAAATAGGATGGCATCGCGTTTGGCCGATGGAATTGAGAAGTCTTCCGCTGCGGAACTCGCTTGGCAAAACGAAACAAACGAAGTGTTCGTGGTGATGGAAAAATCGCGAGCAGAAAGCTTGCAAGCAGCGGGGGCCCGTTTCTATCCCTGGCCGACTCCGAATGACTCCACGACGGACCCACCTGAGGGGCATGCGATGTACCGATTTGTGACCTCGTTCTGCACGGATCCCGCCGAAATTGATCAATTCCTGGGTTTACTGGGTTAGGCGACTACGGAGTCCCGAATGTGTCCTACGTTTGAACGTCATCTCAAACTCGGCACTCATTTCACGGACTGATCCCAACCTATGCCCATCGAATCTCTTCGCTTGTTGTTGGTCGAAGACAATGACTTGGATGCGATGTTCATCACACGGGTGTTCCAACGCTCCACGATGTTCGATGCCGAGATCGTTCGAGCGTGTTCGCTCAGTGAAGCTCTTGAAAAGACCGAACAATCGGACTTCGACGTTGTCCTGCTGGATTTAGGGTTGCCTGACAGCAGCGGACTGCAATCAATCCGCGCGATTCGGGAACGAGTCACATCGATTCCTATCGTTGTCCAAACCGGCGACGATCGAGTCGAAACCGGGTTCGCCGCAATCGAAGCGGGCGCTCAAGACTTCTTATCCAAGAACGACTTGAAGGATCACTTGCTGACGCGATTGACGATCCATGCCATTCTGCGTCAGCGTCAAATGCTGGAACTTCAAGAGGCTTCTCACATCGACTCGATGACGGGAATCGCCAATCGACGCCGCTGTGATATTGAATTCCAAACCCGGTTGGAGTTGTTTTCACAAAGCGGTGTTCCGTTTTGCGTTGCCATCGTTGACATTGACTGTTTTAAATCGATCAATGATTCCGGCGGTCACGATTTGGGTGACCACGTCATCTGCAAAGTCGGTCAAGAACTTCGTGAAATCAGCCGGCCCGGTGACCTGGTGGCTCGGATCGGTGGCGAGGAGTTCGCAATCATCTTTACAAACACGTCGATTGATGAACTCGGAACGCTTCAGCAGCAACATCGAAAGGCGATTGAGCGATTGGACTTTCACCCCGAAAACATCAGGGTGACTGTCAGTGTTGGTGGCACATGTGTGCTGGCTTCTGATGACAGCCGTTCTGCTTTTCGCCGAGCGGACCTGGCCTTGTACGCCGCAAAGAAAAACGGACGCAATCAATGCAAGATCGAGACCGCCATTCGGCCCGCGTGCAGCGGCCAAATTGCCTGAGTTCGCTTAAACGCGGATTCCGAGTTTTGCTTCCATTTGCTCCAGCGAGATGCCCTTGGTTTCAGGCAACATCGTGATGACCCAAAGTCCTTGCAGGACCATCATGAAGCAGAAAAAGCCGAAGATGGCAGCGGGATGAAACGTCTCCACCACGGCCGGAAAAACAAGCGTCAGCAATGCCGCAAAGATCCAGTGCGTGAAGCTTCCCAGCGATTGACCCGCGGCACGATGCTCGTTGGGAAAGACTTCTGAGATCAGCACCCAAATGACCGCACCCTGCCCCATCGCGTGCGATGCGATGAAGGCGAAAATGCATGCGGGAACAATGCTAAATGTTTCGGATTGAAAGGCGTAGGCGCACGTCCCCAGCGACAGGATGTAGCCCGCCGAACCAATCAGTAGCAACGTGCGACGACCCAGTCGGTCGATCAAATACAAGCCCACAAAGGTGAAGATCAGGTTGGTGATACCAATGCCGATCGATTGCAAAAGAGCGGCTTGTTCGCCCATACCGGCCAATTCAAAAATTCGCGGTGAGAAGTATAGAACGGCATTGATTCCAGAAAGCTGATTGAAAAACGCGACGAGGAATGCAATGGATATGGGAGTGAATAGTCGACGGCTCCAAAACGGTTCCGCGGGAGTCAGGTCCGACTCGGCACGGAGAGAGGCGACAATTTCATCGACCGTCCTTTGCACCTCTTCATCGGACGCATCTGGCCGTAGTTGTTTCAGAACCGACATGCCGGCCGCTTGGTCTTTCTTGACCGCGATCAACCATCGAGGGCTGGATGGCAACGAAATGCACATGACGGTGAAGATCAAAGCGGGGATCGCTTCCACCGCCAACATCCATCGCCAAGCATTCTCGTTACCCCAGGTGCCAATCAGATAATTGGACGCGAACGCGACCATGATTCCAAAGACGATGTTGAATTGAAACAATCCAGTCAAAGTCCCGCGATGTTTCGGTGGCGAGATTTCAGAGATGTATAGCGGAGCCGCGACGGTAGAAATTCCAACGCCTAAGCCGCCGATGAAGCGAGCGATCATGAACGAGAAAACGTCGGTCGCGAAACCTGACCAGATCGCCGAAACCAAGTACAGAATTCCGATCCAGAGCAACGTCTTTTTGCGTCCAAATTTGTCAGTTGGCCAACCGCCGACCAAGGATCCGATGACGGTCCCCCACAACGCGGCGCTCAGAGCAAGACCGTGTTGGAAATCACCCAGCGCCCACAGACCCTGGATGGCTTTTTCAGCTCCGGAAATAACGACTGTGTCAAAGCCGAACAAAAACCCCGCCAAGGACGACGTCAAACTCCACAGGAAAACACGCTGATTCAATTTTGATTGCCCGATGTTGGAACGTTGCTCGTCGGAGGCACGCTGCTCAACCGCCGTGCCAATGATTTCGCGCCGACCGAGCGTTTGCGTGCCCGCCGTTCCAAAGTCTAGCAAGACTTCATTCGGGTATGTTCACCGCTGTGGATGAGTGTTCATGGGATGCGGCGTTGGCTGGTTCGCCATCAGGCGGAGTGTCGTGGCGCAAACGCGTCAGTTCCTTCGCGGCGTGATAACGCGAAGCGATTCCCGGTTGTGGGTACAAACCGCCACCAAGCAGCAACAACGTCAGCAGCAGAATCGCGAAACGTTCAGCAGGGCGAGCCCGCATCGAAACCAAAGTTCGATTTTCGCGACCGGTGAATACTCGGAAATAGGCGAGCAACACCGCGATGCCGCATAACGCCGTTGCGATCACCACCATCGTCCCAACCAACGGGTAAACCTCGACCGCGCCTTCGATCAGTAGTTCCATTCCAACGAACCCGATCGTTGCAGGGAATCCAATTGATGCGAGTCCGGTCAGCAGAAAGAATCCTGCCAGCATCGGCATTTGTGCGTAGAGACCGTGGAACTCGTCCAACGAAAAACGAGAAATTCTTGCTTCGATGCATCGCAACGTGATCCCAAATCCGGTCAGCGACATGGCCACCGACAACCACAAGCTCAACGCACCGGTCAGTCCGGTAGGCGTGACCAGTTCCAGTCCAACCAAAATCAACGAAGACTGAGACAGAAGCAAGAAGCAGAACATTCGGCGAGCGTCCGATTGCACCAACGCCATCGCACCGGCATACACCGCCGTGAACAAGGATAAAACCGCGATGCTTTGCAACGCCCACGAAGGAGCAATCGGCAAAACCAATCGCATCACCGCGTAAGCACCCACCAAGGGAGTTGTGTGCAAAATCGCGGTGCCAAAGGTGGCCTTTTCGAACAGATCCGTCATCCACAAGTGCAACGGGAAAATGCCACTTCGAAGCAGACCCGCCGCGGTCAGCAACGCACCTGGAATCAGAATGGCGGTGGTGCCGGAGTCGACCAGCGTCAACCACCCATAACCAACGACCAGCAACCCAGCGAACAGGCCCATGTGCAAACAATAAATCCGTGTGCACCGCTGGCGACGTCGCAGTTCCAAGAAAGGCGGAATGGTGGAAGCGATCAACAACGCGACTAATGCCCATGATGCGCGACAACTGAACGTTGCCAACACCAACGACTCTGAAATCAATGCCAACTCAAGCGAGAAACGTGGTGCCTTTGTGCGAAGCGTTGATAGCACGATGACCATGAAAATCAACGCTGCCAACGGAAGCTGAAATGCACTCAGTTCGTCAATCACGAAAACATCCGGCGGAAAGATCCAGCTCAGAAATTGCCAGTGGTCGTGAGCTTCGAATGCGCCGACCATGGTGAAGTCGACCAGTTCGCCAATCGTCAACAACAATGTCACGATGCAGATGACAACGGTGTCCCGCAACGCGCGTTCGCTGTTGCTGCGGAGTTGCAACCAGACGGCACCGAGCAGTGGAACGAGAATCGAACATTCGATCCAGGGAAAATGCAGTTCAGACAACGATGGGGATCCCTATGCGGCGGTGGAGATGTCTTGTGGCGTGTTGTCGTCAAAACCAGACTCATCGGTTTCGACGTTGGAATCAGGTTCCCGCGAGAGAAAACGAGTGATCCGTTCTTCCGTTCGATTGCAGGCGAGGAAGAAACCCACGAATGGTCCCGCAATCCAACGATCCAGGGCAATGTCCATGAAGCCTCGGTCAAACCCGAATCGATAACACCAACGTTGGACTGGTTTTGGCAACCAGCCCACACCTGACCAAGGTTGTTGCTGCAAGCGAGAACCAATTTTATTCTCGAGGTCGTTGTAGTCTCGAAGCAGGGTTGGAGCCCTGAGCAACTGCATCGTTCGCAATGTCGCATGCCCCATGATGTGAATGAGCGCGAGGTAACGCAGGCCCAATCCGATTTCGACGACGATGATTCCGACCTGAGTCAGAGACGCATACGCGAGCGACGTTTTTACATCGGTTTGCACCCGAGACATCAAGGCGCCTCCGATGGCCGAAATGACGCCGAGTGAGAGGACCATCACTTGCAATGCGAGTGAAGCTTCCAACAAGGGGCTGAGACGAAGCAACAAATAGGCACCCAAATGAACCGACAAAGCCCCGTAGAAGATTGCACTCGACGGAGTTGGCCCTTCCATCGCGCGCGGCAACCAACCGCTGAATGGAAAGAGTGCCGATTTCCCTGCTGCACCGATCAGCAACAACGTGCCCACCAAGAGTGCCTGGGATGAAGTCACTGCCGCGGTTCCTTCCGGCCAGATTCCTGAGTTCATCAGACCGCCGAAATCGCCTTCGCCGACCATGTGATGCATCGTGATCGCGGCAATCAACAAAGCGGCATCCGAGAGCCGATAGATCGTCCAAACGCGTTGTCCATTTCGAACCGGATTTTCGCGTTCGTGGAAATAGGCGATCAGCAAGGCAGACGACAATCCCACCATTTCCCATCCAACAAACAATGTTTCAATGGTGCCCGCCAGCGAAGACAGGACCATCCCGCAGTAGAAGATCGCGTAGAACAAAAAGAACCGAGCAAAGCCTTGTTCGCGATGCAAGTATCGCCGCGTGAACTCTCCGACGACGCCGCATAGCACACACGAGAGCATCAAGAACGGAATGCTCAGTCGATCGAAGGTGAACTTCAAATGAAAGTGAAAGGCTTGTTCCGGAATCGTCACCCAATTCCCAAATTCGATCGGAACGTTTCGGATTCCCGTCGCCAACATCGCGATCAAAATCGCAATCGCAGGAATGAGAGCAAGCAACACCGATGTTTGCGTGAGCCGAACCGTCGCTGTTTCGCTGAGCGGGCGATTGAAAAGCAAGGTCAACCCCATCACCGCCAGCAGCAACACGGGGCTGGCAACCACGGCGGTGCCCAGCACATGAAAGAAAATGTCCAGTGTGTTCATACCAAAACCTCCGATGTGTTCGCGTCGGACTCGGATGAACTCACAGGCGTTTTGATCTCAGATTCTTGAATGGTCGCAAACCCGAGGTGGTCACGTTGGCCTCTGTACCAATGCATCGAGGACTGGACCGTTGGGATCTCACGATCGGTGACCACGTGCGGTTCAAAATGTCCGTCGATGTATCTCTGGATGGTGTAGGTCGACGGATCGAGGATGGCGAGCTGAACCCAGTTGCCTTCGACCATTCGCCGGATGCCTTCGTTTTCGGAAATGATCTTTTTAAGCATCTCTGGAGTGGTTTCGATGACAAACAAAATTCGCATCGGTTCGTGAATCTCAACCATTTGCTGTGAGAGACCCGGTCGCAGATCGCTGGCCGCACCTGTCATGACGCCGACCATGGACGCCACATTGTGCGGCAACTTCGATCCACACCCGTAACCTTCAACGTCCACCGTCGAGAAGTAGTATTCCAAGCTGATGCCACCGCAAACCGGAATCGCAGCTTGCAAGATGCGAGTGAGAATGTGTCCGTTTTCGTCATCCACCGTCGGGTCGTATTCGGTCACGAATGCTCTGCGATCCATGAACAAACCTCGCGACCAGTCACGTCGACCCACCGTGACCAATGCGTTGGTCGCGTGGTTGTATTCCGGTCGCGCTTGCGACAAATCTTCTGCGCGTTCCTCAACATGTTCGAGAGCTTCCTGAGGCGTCAAATCCAATGGAGCCGACTCAAATCGGCGGGCTCGTTCGTGAGCGTTGCGGGCTCGCGTTTCGATGACATCCGATTCAATTCGTCGGAACAGCTCACGAAGTGACCGCGGCAAGAGATCCAAATCGTAGTAGTCGACGTCGTCATTGCA of the Rhodopirellula baltica SH 1 genome contains:
- a CDS encoding proton-conducting transporter transmembrane domain-containing protein — encoded protein: MSELHFPWIECSILVPLLGAVWLQLRSNSERALRDTVVICIVTLLLTIGELVDFTMVGAFEAHDHWQFLSWIFPPDVFVIDELSAFQLPLAALIFMVIVLSTLRTKAPRFSLELALISESLVLATFSCRASWALVALLIASTIPPFLELRRRQRCTRIYCLHMGLFAGLLVVGYGWLTLVDSGTTAILIPGALLTAAGLLRSGIFPLHLWMTDLFEKATFGTAILHTTPLVGAYAVMRLVLPIAPSWALQSIAVLSLFTAVYAGAMALVQSDARRMFCFLLLSQSSLILVGLELVTPTGLTGALSLWLSVAMSLTGFGITLRCIEARISRFSLDEFHGLYAQMPMLAGFFLLTGLASIGFPATIGFVGMELLIEGAVEVYPLVGTMVVIATALCGIAVLLAYFRVFTGRENRTLVSMRARPAERFAILLLTLLLLGGGLYPQPGIASRYHAAKELTRLRHDTPPDGEPANAASHEHSSTAVNIPE
- a CDS encoding proton-conducting transporter transmembrane domain-containing protein — encoded protein: MNTLDIFFHVLGTAVVASPVLLLAVMGLTLLFNRPLSETATVRLTQTSVLLALIPAIAILIAMLATGIRNVPIEFGNWVTIPEQAFHFHLKFTFDRLSIPFLMLSCVLCGVVGEFTRRYLHREQGFARFFLFYAIFYCGMVLSSLAGTIETLFVGWEMVGLSSALLIAYFHERENPVRNGQRVWTIYRLSDAALLIAAITMHHMVGEGDFGGLMNSGIWPEGTAAVTSSQALLVGTLLLIGAAGKSALFPFSGWLPRAMEGPTPSSAIFYGALSVHLGAYLLLRLSPLLEASLALQVMVLSLGVISAIGGALMSRVQTDVKTSLAYASLTQVGIIVVEIGLGLRYLALIHIMGHATLRTMQLLRAPTLLRDYNDLENKIGSRLQQQPWSGVGWLPKPVQRWCYRFGFDRGFMDIALDRWIAGPFVGFFLACNRTEERITRFLSREPDSNVETDESGFDDNTPQDISTAA